A stretch of the Streptococcus oralis genome encodes the following:
- a CDS encoding IspD/TarI family cytidylyltransferase, whose amino-acid sequence MIYAGILAGGTGTRMGISNLPKQFLELGDRPILIHTIEKFVLEPSIEKIVVGVHGDWVSHAEDLVDKYLSLHKDRIIITKGGADRNTSIEKIIEAINAYRPITPEDIVVTHDSVRPFITLRMIQDNIKLAQDHDAVDTVVEAVDTIVESTNGQFITDIPNRAHLYQGQTPQTFRCKDFMDLYGSLSDQEKEILTDACKIFVIKGKDVALAKGEYSNLKITTVTDLKIAKSMIEKD is encoded by the coding sequence ATGATCTATGCAGGAATCCTAGCCGGAGGAACTGGCACACGCATGGGAATCAGTAATTTACCAAAACAATTCTTGGAGTTGGGTGATCGACCTATTTTGATCCACACAATTGAAAAATTCGTCTTAGAACCAAGTATTGAAAAAATTGTAGTTGGAGTTCATGGAGACTGGGTGTCACACGCTGAGGACCTAGTTGACAAGTATCTTTCTCTCCACAAGGATCGCATCATCATTACCAAAGGTGGGGCTGATCGCAATACCAGTATCGAGAAGATTATAGAAGCCATTAATGCCTATCGTCCAATCACTCCAGAAGATATCGTGGTTACCCACGACTCTGTTCGTCCTTTTATCACACTTCGCATGATTCAGGACAATATCAAACTTGCTCAAGATCATGATGCGGTTGACACAGTAGTAGAAGCGGTTGATACCATTGTTGAAAGTACAAATGGTCAGTTTATCACGGATATTCCAAATCGTGCTCACCTCTATCAAGGTCAAACACCTCAGACATTCCGTTGCAAGGATTTCATGGATTTGTATGGTTCCCTATCTGATCAAGAAAAGGAAATCCTGACGGATGCATGTAAAATTTTTGTTATCAAAGGAAAGGATGTTGCTCTAGCTAAAGGGGAATATTCAAACCTTAAAATCACAACGGTGACAGACTTGAAAATCGCGAAAAGCATGATTGAGAAAGACTAA
- a CDS encoding YbaB/EbfC family nucleoid-associated protein encodes MMNMQNMMRQAQKLQKQMEQSQAELAAMEFVGKSAQDLVQATLTGDKKVVSIDFNPAVVDPEDLETLSDMTAQAINAALEQIDETTKKKLGAFAGKLPF; translated from the coding sequence ATGATGAACATGCAAAACATGATGCGCCAAGCACAAAAACTTCAAAAACAAATGGAACAGAGCCAAGCAGAACTCGCTGCCATGGAATTTGTTGGAAAATCAGCTCAGGACCTTGTCCAAGCAACCCTAACTGGAGACAAAAAAGTTGTCAGCATTGACTTCAACCCAGCAGTTGTAGATCCAGAAGATCTCGAAACCCTTTCTGACATGACTGCGCAAGCAATTAACGCTGCACTTGAACAAATTGATGAAACGACTAAGAAGAAACTAGGAGCTTTCGCTGGAAAATTGCCTTTCTAA
- a CDS encoding glycerophosphoryl diester phosphodiesterase membrane domain-containing protein, with product MKPEKPKKLGFRKIYYNLDKILFLFFLIFMMVEFVWLPLNSWIAGILLRQTGYLFISYNNFWAIIQGSPFISLAFLILIAINLLVAYFQICLLFIGARHLLYHEKRTLIEYSRKVFHQSFLFVKRLSFCKMAFVFFYIALLFPFIRKILKIYYLNKIIIPDFIVNYWEGKHWLVGLMIIASAWIFLYISVRFMFALPKILFERKTVRESVKYSLQKTKKNVLFFSWHLLLIIIKTYLFFFGLLIPLLFAQAVMDNLTQKESLILGVINFVLIKNFHYMTLTYFLVKFVSFLTGEELEIMPRRKKDHLMRWGVMGCASIFFAIEGYVYLESPDTNTPLVISHRGVSNKNGVQNTVQSLEKTAQLKPDLIEMDVQETKDGQFVMMHDANLKNLTGINATPQDLTLDELTNTDIYENGYQTKISSFDAYLERANALNQKLLIEIKTSKKDSPQMMDHFLEKYGATIKKYGHQMQSLDYHVIDKVLTYDSEIPIYFILPYNSIFPRTKATGYTMEYSTLDEYFVNKLWTTDQRLYVWTVNGSEAFDKAVRLGADGMITDDLEMVQSQVTTAQDDPEYTELLLKKAMEFFDF from the coding sequence ATGAAACCTGAAAAACCTAAAAAGCTAGGTTTTAGGAAGATATACTATAACCTAGATAAGATTTTATTTCTATTTTTCTTGATATTTATGATGGTTGAGTTTGTCTGGCTACCATTAAATTCGTGGATTGCTGGCATCCTTCTGAGACAAACAGGTTACTTGTTTATCTCCTACAATAACTTTTGGGCGATTATACAAGGCTCGCCTTTTATCAGTTTAGCCTTTCTCATCTTAATTGCAATCAATCTCCTGGTTGCCTATTTCCAGATTTGTCTTTTGTTTATCGGTGCTCGTCACCTTCTCTATCATGAAAAGAGAACTTTAATTGAGTATAGTAGAAAAGTATTTCACCAGAGCTTTCTATTCGTTAAGCGATTGAGCTTTTGTAAGATGGCCTTTGTCTTTTTTTACATTGCTTTGCTTTTCCCGTTCATCCGTAAGATTTTAAAAATCTACTACCTCAACAAGATTATTATCCCTGATTTTATTGTGAATTATTGGGAAGGTAAACATTGGCTGGTAGGTCTGATGATCATAGCATCCGCTTGGATCTTTCTCTACATCTCTGTCCGATTTATGTTTGCTCTTCCTAAGATTCTCTTTGAAAGAAAGACCGTAAGAGAAAGTGTGAAATATAGTCTCCAAAAGACAAAGAAAAATGTCCTATTCTTCTCTTGGCATCTATTACTCATTATCATTAAAACCTATCTCTTCTTCTTTGGTTTGTTAATTCCCTTGCTTTTTGCGCAAGCAGTGATGGATAATTTAACTCAAAAAGAATCCTTGATTCTCGGTGTGATTAATTTTGTCTTGATTAAAAATTTCCATTATATGACTCTGACTTACTTCTTAGTGAAGTTTGTTTCCTTCCTGACAGGAGAAGAGTTGGAGATCATGCCAAGGCGAAAGAAAGATCATCTGATGAGATGGGGTGTCATGGGGTGTGCAAGCATCTTCTTTGCCATAGAAGGCTACGTTTATCTGGAATCTCCGGATACCAATACACCTTTAGTGATTTCGCACAGAGGAGTAAGTAATAAAAACGGTGTTCAAAATACTGTGCAGTCTTTAGAAAAAACAGCTCAACTAAAACCTGATCTCATCGAAATGGATGTGCAGGAAACGAAAGACGGTCAGTTCGTGATGATGCACGATGCCAACCTCAAAAATTTAACAGGTATTAATGCTACACCACAAGATTTGACTCTGGATGAATTAACAAATACAGATATTTACGAGAATGGTTATCAAACAAAGATTTCAAGCTTTGATGCCTATTTAGAGCGTGCAAATGCTTTAAACCAAAAATTGCTGATTGAGATTAAAACCAGTAAAAAAGATAGTCCGCAAATGATGGACCATTTCCTCGAAAAGTATGGGGCGACTATCAAGAAATATGGGCATCAGATGCAATCACTAGACTATCATGTGATTGATAAAGTGTTGACTTATGATTCTGAAATTCCAATTTACTTTATTCTTCCCTATAACAGTATCTTCCCAAGAACCAAGGCAACGGGTTACACTATGGAGTACTCAACTTTGGATGAATACTTTGTCAATAAACTCTGGACAACTGATCAGAGACTCTATGTTTGGACCGTAAATGGTTCGGAGGCATTTGATAAAGCAGTTCGTCTCGGCGCAGATGGCATGATTACTGATGATCTTGAAATGGTCCAGTCACAAGTCACAACGGCTCAAGACGATCCGGAATATACGGAATTACTCTTAAAGAAAGCAATGGAATTCTTTGACTTCTAA
- a CDS encoding 3'-5' exonuclease, which yields MEKLRDYIAFDLEFNQHEGVTHLIQVSAVRFQDGQESAAFDSYVHTTAPLKSFINGLTGITAETLKDAPKVEQVLKDFQAFVGDLPIVGYNAAKSDLPILLEHGIDYRDQYKVDLYEEAFERRSSDLHGIANLKLQTVANFLGFHGKSHNSLEDARMTARVYEAFLESDEGKLLIEDQSSFSMNNPFGGLDLSQFLD from the coding sequence ATGGAAAAATTAAGAGATTATATCGCCTTTGATTTGGAATTCAATCAACACGAGGGGGTTACCCATTTAATTCAAGTATCGGCAGTCCGCTTTCAAGATGGACAAGAAAGTGCTGCTTTTGATTCTTATGTTCATACTACAGCACCATTGAAGAGTTTTATCAATGGTTTGACTGGAATCACAGCTGAAACCTTGAAAGATGCGCCAAAAGTAGAACAAGTTTTAAAGGACTTTCAAGCATTTGTTGGCGACTTACCTATTGTTGGATACAATGCAGCTAAGAGTGATTTGCCTATTCTCTTGGAGCATGGTATTGATTATCGTGACCAGTATAAGGTTGATTTATATGAGGAGGCTTTTGAACGCCGTAGTTCTGATTTACACGGCATAGCCAATCTTAAATTACAAACTGTAGCGAATTTTTTAGGCTTTCACGGGAAGTCTCATAACAGTTTAGAAGACGCCCGCATGACGGCGCGTGTTTACGAAGCTTTTTTGGAATCAGATGAAGGAAAGCTATTAATAGAAGACCAGAGTAGTTTTTCTATGAATAATCCTTTCGGTGGCTTAGATTTATCCCAATTTTTAGACTAG
- a CDS encoding phosphotransferase family protein produces the protein MEKLIKEKISSLLSDEEEVLSVEQLGGMTNQNYLVKTTNKQYIVKFFGKGTEKLINRQNEKYNLELLEDLDLDVKNYLFDIESGIKVNEYIESAVTLDSTSIKSKFEKIAPILQTIHASGKELRGEFAPFEEISKYESLIEGPIPYENYEAVRKDVFSLEKRLADLGVDRKSCHIDLVPENFIESPQGRLYLIDWEYSSMNDPMWDLAALFLESEFTKQEEDDFLSYYESDKTPVSREKIRIYKILQDTIWSLWTVYKEAQGADFGDYGVNRYQRAVEGLTYYGG, from the coding sequence GTGGAGAAACTCATCAAAGAAAAAATTTCTTCTTTACTATCTGATGAAGAGGAAGTACTCAGTGTTGAACAACTGGGAGGCATGACCAATCAGAACTATTTGGTTAAAACAACCAACAAACAGTATATTGTGAAATTTTTTGGTAAAGGGACTGAAAAACTCATCAATCGTCAAAATGAAAAGTATAATCTTGAACTTTTAGAGGATTTAGATTTAGATGTTAAAAATTATCTCTTTGATATTGAGTCAGGGATCAAAGTAAATGAATACATCGAATCAGCAGTAACTCTTGATTCAACATCAATTAAGTCCAAGTTTGAAAAGATTGCACCAATTTTACAAACCATCCACGCTTCAGGGAAAGAATTAAGAGGAGAATTTGCTCCTTTTGAGGAAATCAGCAAATATGAATCCTTGATTGAGGGACCTATCCCTTATGAAAACTATGAAGCTGTAAGAAAAGATGTATTTTCACTAGAAAAGAGATTGGCTGATTTGGGTGTTGATAGAAAGTCCTGTCACATCGATTTGGTACCAGAAAACTTTATCGAGTCACCACAAGGTCGTTTGTATTTGATTGACTGGGAATACTCTTCTATGAATGACCCGATGTGGGATTTGGCAGCTCTTTTCTTAGAGTCTGAATTTACAAAGCAAGAGGAAGATGATTTCCTTTCCTACTATGAAAGTGACAAAACGCCTGTATCACGTGAGAAGATTCGTATCTATAAAATCTTGCAAGATACTATCTGGAGTTTGTGGACAGTGTACAAAGAAGCTCAAGGGGCTGATTTTGGAGATTACGGTGTCAATCGTTACCAAAGAGCTGTCGAAGGTTTGACTTATTATGGAGGTTAG
- a CDS encoding ribitol-5-phosphate dehydrogenase: MINQIYQLTKPKFINVKYQEEDIDQENHILIRPNYMAVCHADQRYYQGKRDPKILANKLPMAMIHESCGTVISDPTGTYEVGQKVVMIPNQPPMQSDKEFYENYMTGTYFLSSGYDGFMREFVSLPKDRVVSYNDIEDTVAAITEFVSVGMHAMDRFLHLGHSKRERIAVIGDGSLAFVVANIINYTLPEAEIIVFGRHWEKLELFSFAKECYITDNIPEDLTFDHGFECCGGDGTGPAINDLIRYIRPQGTILMMGVSEYKVNINTRDALEKGLLLVGSSRSGRVDFEKAIQMMEVKKFANRLKNILYVEEPVREIKDIHRVFATDLNTAFKTVFKWEV; encoded by the coding sequence ATGATTAATCAAATTTATCAACTGACCAAACCAAAGTTTATCAATGTAAAATATCAAGAAGAGGATATTGATCAGGAGAATCATATCCTGATTCGTCCAAATTATATGGCGGTTTGTCATGCGGATCAACGTTACTATCAAGGGAAGCGTGATCCAAAGATATTGGCTAATAAACTTCCTATGGCCATGATTCATGAGTCTTGTGGAACTGTTATTTCAGATCCGACTGGGACTTATGAAGTCGGTCAAAAGGTAGTTATGATTCCCAATCAACCGCCTATGCAGAGTGACAAGGAGTTCTACGAGAACTACATGACCGGAACCTACTTCCTATCAAGTGGTTATGATGGCTTTATGAGAGAATTTGTCTCTCTTCCAAAAGATCGTGTTGTGTCTTATAATGACATTGAGGACACAGTTGCAGCCATTACTGAGTTTGTGAGTGTTGGTATGCATGCCATGGATCGTTTCTTGCATCTTGGTCATAGTAAGCGAGAGCGCATTGCTGTTATCGGAGATGGTAGTTTGGCCTTTGTTGTTGCAAATATTATCAATTATACCTTGCCAGAAGCAGAGATTATCGTCTTTGGTCGCCATTGGGAAAAACTAGAGCTCTTCTCTTTTGCAAAAGAGTGCTATATTACTGATAATATCCCAGAGGATTTGACCTTTGATCATGGGTTTGAGTGTTGCGGTGGCGATGGTACAGGCCCAGCTATCAATGACTTGATTCGCTATATTCGTCCACAGGGAACGATTCTCATGATGGGAGTGAGTGAATACAAGGTTAATATCAATACACGAGATGCTTTGGAAAAAGGATTGTTATTAGTAGGATCATCTCGCTCAGGACGCGTCGATTTTGAGAAGGCCATTCAAATGATGGAAGTTAAAAAGTTTGCAAATCGTCTGAAGAATATCCTTTATGTTGAAGAACCAGTGAGAGAAATCAAGGACATTCACCGTGTCTTTGCTACAGACCTAAATACTGCTTTCAAAACAGTATTTAAGTGGGAAGTGTAG